GCAGAACGACAGCGAGGAAGGCGGGGACCGCCACCCCCTCCCAGTGACCGGCAGCCCCCGACCCCCAGGCGGCAAACGCCAGCGTAACCTTGAGGGGCTCGGTCTCCATATGCTCGTCCATGAGGTCGAACATGGTCATGTCCCGCAGCTCCGGTGTCCACATGTCTGGCTGGTGCTGCTTGTAGACCTGCATGTAGGGCACGTTCTCATCCGTGACATCTACTTCAGGGGGGTGCGGCGGGCACCAGAAGGTGGCCCGCATCAGGTCCTTCATGAACGGGGGACTGCCGAGCAGTCCGGCAATCTTGCCGAAGCCCATAATGTCCTCTGGAGTTGGCGCAACCAGCCCTTCGCGGGTGGGCTGTCCAATGCGGCCCATAGAATTCTGCAGGTCTATCGGGCTCCACGACATGCGGAAGCCATATTTATGTAGCCCCAGCTGCTCGAAGCCCGGGGCCGGCGCGGCATACATCAGTTGCGCATGGGGATAGATACGCACGCCGGGTATGGGCTCGACGGTCTCACACGACCCGCCCGCCTCGTACCTTTCCTCCAGCACGCAGACGCTCAGCCCGCACTTGGCCAGGTATGCCGCTGTGGTGGTCCCGTTAGGCCCTCCACCGACAATAACAATGTCATACCGTTCTTCTGTGCTCATTTTTTACCTCCTCGTCCAGGGTTTGTAAAAAGGGCTAGGTTAGCCGAGATTTCCCAATATTTGATTGTAATGTGGGCAGGATGCAACGGGTGCACACCGCTCAATGTGTCTGGTGGTATCTTAGAACGATGGGTGCTACATTGACGGCGGATTCTGTTGCATGATGTATCCCCACACCGTAGCCGCCAGAGTCAACGCCCACATAGAATAGACCCTGTATTGGGGCAGTGGGCGACGGCTTATATTGGCCGCATTGGCCCACTATCTGACCGAGACCGATGCACTCACCACCCTGACCGGGGACCACGCTGTCCCGGGTTACTCGGCTAACGTCGGCAGTGGTGTAGTCCTCGCGGCGTATTATGTGTTTACGTAGCTCTGGATTGAACTCGGCTATCTTTTCATCCAGCGCATCTGCCCACTTCTTCGTGTTTTTCATTTTAGGGTCGGCTACGCATACGGTTGCAGTCAGCAATACCTGTTTGCCCTCAGGGGCTAGATTGGGGTCAAAACCCTGGGGGTTGAAGACGATGATAACCATATCCTTGGGGATCTCACCCGCCTTGGCTTTCATGTAGACTTCCATGTTCCACACGCAATCGTCAGAGTAGATGACATATGTATTGTCTTCAAATACCACCTTGTCTAAAAAGTAACGGCTACCCATAAGACCCATGGAGGGGATCAATCCCCTGATGTAGTTGGCGTAGCTCTTGTCGAAGTGCTTCTCCCCCACCAGCTTGAGTACAGTAGGCTGGATCCCGGCGTTGCTTACCACGATCGGCGCCTTGAAGGTGCCTTTTTCGGTGTATACCCCCTGAACCTGACCGTTTTGGACAATGATTCGCTCCACCCTGGTGCGCAGGCGCAGTTCACCCCCGTCGCGTTTGAACGCTTTCATGAAAGTTTCAAATAGCTGAGCCTGGCCGCCGATGAAATAGGCCGAGCCAAGCTTGGTGGTAAAGTCGTTCATTGTCTTGGCCATCTCCGAGGCTGAAGCTAAGTCGATAGGCGCCAGGAAGAGGATATTGATGAATACCGCCAGGAAAGTGTAAACGGACCGGGATACATTATAGCGGCAAAGGAAATCGTGAAAGTTGACATTATCCAGGGCATTCATCTCCGCGGGGGTAAGGGCAGCCATATCGCTGAAAAGACGATTGACCTCGTCTGTCTCCTCCTTGGAGAGAATCTCGGGGATCATGAAGGGGGGTACAAGATTGAAGCTCTCGTATTTCTTTGATTTGGCGGGGCGGTACAGGAAGCCGCCACCCTTGAGGGCGGGCACCTGGTCCGACATTTTAATCTCCACCCCCAATTCTGTTGCCACCTCGTGGAACTTGGTGTTGAGCATCGGCGTTGCCAGTACCGGCCATAGCTCATAGGTAAAACCGTCTTTATGCATGTTTAACGATTTGCCGCCCACCCGGTCGTTCTTATCCAGAAGCAGGGTCTTCATGCCCCATTTCTGCAGCAGGGCGGCACAGGCACAGCCTCCGGGTCCTGCTCCCACTACGATAATGTCATATTTTGGAACTGCCATGATGAACCTCCTCACTTTATGGTATAGTCGTCTCTATAGTAGCATGCCCTTGGCACGGGCGGCGGTTACATGATCGGGCTCCGTCCACCACTTCTCCACGCCTATGTCCTCCGCCAGGACGTTGGCCGTGCAGAGTACCCCGCACCGGAGGTGACCAGGCCGCCGGGGTAGCTGCTTGCCCCTCTCAGGTAGAGGTTGTTTATCGGTGTCCTGTGGTTGGGGCAGCCGTCATTAGGGCGCCAGTAACCCATCTGCGTTGAATCGTAGGCACCCTGCTTATATGAGATGACG
Above is a window of Dehalococcoidia bacterium DNA encoding:
- a CDS encoding NAD(P)/FAD-dependent oxidoreductase translates to MAVPKYDIIVVGAGPGGCACAALLQKWGMKTLLLDKNDRVGGKSLNMHKDGFTYELWPVLATPMLNTKFHEVATELGVEIKMSDQVPALKGGGFLYRPAKSKKYESFNLVPPFMIPEILSKEETDEVNRLFSDMAALTPAEMNALDNVNFHDFLCRYNVSRSVYTFLAVFINILFLAPIDLASASEMAKTMNDFTTKLGSAYFIGGQAQLFETFMKAFKRDGGELRLRTRVERIIVQNGQVQGVYTEKGTFKAPIVVSNAGIQPTVLKLVGEKHFDKSYANYIRGLIPSMGLMGSRYFLDKVVFEDNTYVIYSDDCVWNMEVYMKAKAGEIPKDMVIIVFNPQGFDPNLAPEGKQVLLTATVCVADPKMKNTKKWADALDEKIAEFNPELRKHIIRREDYTTADVSRVTRDSVVPGQGGECIGLGQIVGQCGQYKPSPTAPIQGLFYVGVDSGGYGVGIHHATESAVNVAPIVLRYHQTH